From a region of the Streptomyces sp. NBC_00193 genome:
- a CDS encoding SDR family oxidoreductase, giving the protein MTGKNCLVTGASGYIGGRLVPDLLDAGHRVRCLARTPEKLRDHPWAGDVEIVRGDVTDPPSLAGAMTGIDVAYYLVHSLGTGSGFEERDRDAARAFADEASAAGVRRIVYLGGLTPADLPVRSLSPHLRSRAEVGEVFLAGSVPATVLRAAVVIGSGSASFEMLRYLTERLPVMVTPSWVGTRCQPIAVRDVLRYLVGSAGMAPEVNRAFDIGGPDVLTYEEMMRRYAVVARLPARLILRVPMLTPRLSSHWIGLVTPVPRALARPLAESLRHEVVCAEHDIAVHVPDPPGAPIGFDEALALALRRIREARVTTRWSSASVPGAPSDPLPTDPDWAGGSLYTDCRELTVEAPAAALWRVVEGIGGENGWYSFPLAWAVRGWLDRLVGGVGIRRGRRDAARLRVGDSLDFWRVEAIEPGRLLRLRAEMRLPGLAWLELHADPPSPGETGSRYRQRALFHPHGLLGHLYWWSVSPFHAVVFGGMARNIARAAERAGDGVEGAA; this is encoded by the coding sequence ATGACGGGCAAGAACTGCCTGGTCACCGGGGCCAGCGGATACATCGGCGGACGCCTCGTCCCCGACCTCCTCGACGCCGGGCACCGGGTCCGCTGCCTGGCCCGCACCCCGGAAAAACTGCGCGACCACCCCTGGGCCGGGGACGTCGAGATCGTCCGGGGAGACGTCACCGACCCCCCGTCCCTCGCCGGGGCGATGACCGGCATCGACGTCGCCTACTACCTCGTGCACTCCCTCGGCACCGGATCCGGCTTCGAGGAACGCGACCGGGACGCCGCCCGGGCCTTCGCGGACGAGGCCAGCGCCGCCGGGGTCCGCCGCATCGTCTACCTCGGCGGCCTCACCCCCGCGGACCTCCCCGTCCGGAGCCTGTCACCGCACCTGCGCTCCCGCGCCGAGGTCGGTGAGGTCTTCCTCGCCGGATCCGTTCCGGCGACCGTGCTGCGCGCCGCCGTCGTCATCGGGTCCGGGTCGGCCTCCTTCGAGATGCTGCGCTACCTGACCGAACGGCTGCCCGTCATGGTCACCCCCAGCTGGGTCGGCACCCGCTGCCAGCCCATCGCCGTCCGCGACGTGCTGCGCTACCTCGTCGGCAGCGCGGGAATGGCGCCCGAGGTGAACCGGGCCTTCGACATCGGCGGGCCCGACGTGCTCACGTACGAGGAGATGATGCGCCGCTACGCCGTCGTGGCGCGGCTGCCCGCCCGCCTCATCCTGCGGGTCCCGATGCTCACCCCGAGGCTGTCCAGCCACTGGATCGGCCTGGTCACCCCCGTGCCGAGGGCGCTGGCCCGGCCGCTCGCCGAATCCCTGCGGCACGAGGTGGTCTGCGCGGAGCACGACATCGCCGTCCACGTCCCGGATCCGCCGGGCGCGCCCATCGGCTTCGACGAGGCCCTCGCACTGGCCCTCCGGCGGATCCGCGAGGCCCGGGTGACCACCCGCTGGTCCTCCGCTTCCGTCCCGGGCGCGCCGAGCGACCCGCTGCCCACCGACCCCGACTGGGCCGGCGGCAGCCTCTACACCGACTGCCGGGAGCTGACCGTCGAGGCACCGGCCGCGGCGCTGTGGCGGGTGGTGGAGGGCATCGGTGGGGAGAACGGCTGGTACTCCTTCCCGCTCGCCTGGGCCGTACGGGGCTGGCTGGACCGGCTCGTCGGCGGAGTCGGCATCCGGCGCGGCCGCCGGGACGCCGCCCGGCTGCGGGTGGGGGACTCGCTGGACTTCTGGCGGGTGGAGGCGATCGAACCGGGCCGGCTGCTGCGGCTGCGCGCCGAGATGCGGCTGCCGGGGCTGGCCTGGCTGGAACTGCACGCCGATCCGCCGTCCCCGGGGGAGACCGGATCCCGCTACCGCCAGCGGGCGCTGTTCCATCCGCACGGCCTGCTCGGCCACCTGTACTGGTGGAGCGTGTCGCCGTTCCACGCCGTCGTCTTCGGCGGCATGGCACGCAACATCGCCCGCGCGGCGGAGCGCGCGGGCGATGGCGTCGAGGGTGCGGCGTAG
- a CDS encoding NAD(P)/FAD-dependent oxidoreductase produces the protein MTERGAPRPRTAVIGGGVSGLTAAYVLARSHEVTLYEADDRLGGHAHTHELKGPDGVVRAVDSGFIVHNDRTYPHLLRLFGELGVATRPTTMSLSVRCEGCGLEYAGARGPRGLFARRRSAVNPQYLRMLARIPAFHRRARSLLATTATTTSPGADTGSGPGSGSGSGSGSGSGSGEITLAEFLERGRFGAYFTAHFAIPLVASVWSCPPDTALGYPARYLFRFLEHHGLLSVGGSPSWRTVEGGSARYVERVRERLDAVYLAAPVRALARTPQGVSVTTAGGATDLYDAVVVAVHADQALSLLADPTDAERTALGAFRYSRNRTVLHTDTSVLPRAPGARGCWNYRLSGCRPADAHVRVSYDMNRLQGLDGPEPYVVTLNAGDAVRPESVLAEMEYEHPVYSTESVAAQRLLPALSGPVTAFAGAYHGWGFHEDGCRSGVEAAAALGVTW, from the coding sequence ATGACCGAGCGAGGGGCGCCGCGCCCGCGGACGGCCGTGATCGGCGGGGGCGTGTCGGGGCTGACGGCGGCGTACGTCCTCGCGCGCTCGCACGAGGTGACCCTGTACGAGGCGGACGACCGGCTGGGCGGGCACGCGCACACCCACGAGCTCAAGGGGCCGGACGGGGTGGTGCGCGCGGTGGATTCGGGGTTCATCGTCCACAACGACCGCACCTACCCGCACCTGCTGCGGCTCTTCGGCGAGTTGGGGGTGGCCACCCGGCCGACGACGATGAGCCTGTCGGTCCGCTGCGAGGGGTGCGGGCTGGAGTACGCGGGTGCGCGCGGGCCGCGCGGGCTCTTCGCCCGGCGCCGGTCCGCCGTGAACCCGCAGTACCTGCGGATGCTGGCGCGGATCCCGGCGTTCCACCGGCGGGCCAGGAGCCTGCTGGCCACCACGGCCACGACCACCAGCCCTGGTGCCGACACCGGCTCCGGCCCCGGCTCCGGCTCCGGCTCCGGCTCCGGCTCCGGCTCCGGCTCCGGCGAGATCACTCTGGCCGAGTTCCTGGAACGGGGCCGCTTCGGGGCCTACTTCACCGCGCACTTCGCGATCCCGCTGGTCGCCTCCGTGTGGTCCTGCCCGCCGGACACGGCGCTCGGGTACCCGGCCCGGTACCTGTTCCGGTTCCTGGAGCACCACGGCTTGCTGTCGGTGGGCGGCTCGCCGAGCTGGCGTACGGTCGAGGGCGGCTCGGCGCGCTACGTGGAGCGAGTCCGCGAACGGCTGGACGCCGTGTACCTGGCCGCTCCGGTACGGGCGCTCGCGCGCACCCCGCAGGGCGTGTCGGTCACCACCGCCGGCGGGGCCACCGACCTCTACGACGCGGTGGTCGTCGCCGTCCACGCCGATCAGGCGCTGAGCCTGCTGGCCGATCCGACGGACGCGGAACGCACCGCGCTCGGCGCCTTCCGCTACTCCCGCAACCGGACCGTGCTGCACACCGACACCTCGGTGCTGCCGCGCGCGCCCGGCGCCCGGGGCTGCTGGAACTACCGGCTGTCGGGGTGCCGGCCGGCCGATGCGCACGTACGGGTCAGCTACGACATGAACCGGCTCCAGGGGCTGGACGGGCCCGAGCCGTACGTGGTCACCCTGAATGCGGGCGACGCGGTGCGGCCGGAGTCGGTCCTGGCCGAGATGGAGTACGAACACCCCGTCTACAGCACGGAGTCGGTGGCGGCGCAGCGGCTCCTGCCGGCCCTGTCGGGGCCGGTGACGGCCTTCGCCGGCGCCTATCACGGGTGGGGGTTCCACGAGGACGGCTGCCGCTCGGGCGTGGAGGCCGCCGCCGCGCTGGGGGTGACGTGGTGA
- a CDS encoding deoxyribodipyrimidine photo-lyase, whose protein sequence is MNVAVVLYTSDLRLHDHPPLRAALSSSAQVVPLFVRDPAVAAPPNRLAFLADCLAALDDGLRSRGGRLVVRSGDPVAATMALVREADADEVHMAAGVSAYAHAREERLREALEAEGRRFHVHDAVITAVAPGAVTPSGSTGSDHFAVFTPYHRRWSEHPLRAAAPAPRAVPVPDAIRSEPLPERAAVTGTSPGLAPGGESEARRLLARWLRSGIDRYPETHDDLAGDATSRLSPHLHFGTLSPTEAVHRARAAGGPGAEAFVRQLCWRDFHHQVLAARPAAAAADYRDRGDRWRTGPDAEEETRAWKEGRTGYPVVDAAMRQLAHEGWMHNRGRLLVASFLTKTLYVDWRVGARHFMDLLVDGDLANNQLNWQWVAGTGTDTRPNRVLNPVRQGLRYDPDGGYVHRWVPELAGLPAPRVHEPWRLPGLERAGYDYPDPLVVLADGLDRFRAGRPGSP, encoded by the coding sequence ATGAACGTCGCGGTGGTCCTCTACACCTCCGACCTGCGGCTGCACGACCATCCGCCGCTGCGGGCCGCCCTGTCCTCCTCGGCGCAGGTCGTGCCGCTCTTCGTGCGCGACCCGGCCGTCGCCGCCCCGCCCAACCGGCTGGCCTTCCTCGCCGACTGCCTCGCCGCCCTCGACGACGGGCTGCGCTCGCGCGGCGGCCGCCTCGTCGTACGGTCCGGCGACCCGGTCGCCGCGACCATGGCCCTCGTACGGGAGGCCGATGCCGACGAGGTGCACATGGCGGCCGGAGTCAGCGCCTACGCCCATGCCCGCGAGGAGCGGCTGCGCGAGGCCCTCGAAGCGGAGGGCAGGCGGTTCCACGTCCACGACGCCGTGATCACCGCGGTCGCCCCGGGGGCCGTCACTCCCAGCGGGTCCACCGGGTCGGACCACTTCGCCGTCTTCACGCCGTACCACCGCCGCTGGTCGGAGCACCCGCTGCGGGCCGCCGCTCCCGCGCCCCGCGCCGTCCCGGTGCCCGACGCGATCCGCTCCGAGCCCCTGCCCGAGCGCGCCGCCGTCACCGGCACCTCCCCGGGCCTCGCCCCCGGCGGGGAGTCCGAGGCGCGCCGGCTGCTGGCCCGGTGGCTGCGCTCCGGCATCGACCGCTACCCCGAGACCCACGACGACCTGGCCGGCGACGCCACCTCCCGGCTCTCCCCGCACCTGCACTTCGGCACGCTCTCGCCCACCGAGGCCGTCCACCGTGCCCGCGCGGCCGGCGGCCCCGGCGCGGAGGCCTTCGTACGGCAGTTGTGCTGGCGCGACTTCCACCACCAGGTGCTCGCGGCCAGGCCCGCGGCCGCCGCCGCGGACTACCGGGACCGCGGCGACCGCTGGCGCACCGGCCCCGACGCCGAGGAGGAGACCCGGGCCTGGAAGGAGGGCCGCACCGGCTACCCGGTCGTGGACGCGGCCATGCGCCAACTGGCCCACGAGGGCTGGATGCACAACCGCGGCCGGCTGCTGGTCGCGAGCTTCCTCACCAAGACCCTGTACGTGGACTGGCGCGTCGGAGCCCGCCACTTCATGGACCTCCTCGTCGACGGGGACCTCGCCAACAACCAGCTCAACTGGCAGTGGGTGGCGGGCACCGGCACCGACACCCGCCCCAACCGGGTGCTCAACCCGGTCCGCCAGGGCCTGCGGTACGACCCCGACGGCGGCTACGTCCACCGCTGGGTCCCCGAGCTGGCAGGACTCCCCGCACCGCGCGTGCA